Proteins encoded in a region of the Suncus etruscus isolate mSunEtr1 chromosome 1, mSunEtr1.pri.cur, whole genome shotgun sequence genome:
- the MRM1 gene encoding LOW QUALITY PROTEIN: rRNA methyltransferase 1, mitochondrial (The sequence of the model RefSeq protein was modified relative to this genomic sequence to represent the inferred CDS: inserted 4 bases in 3 codons; deleted 5 bases in 3 codons; substituted 1 base at 1 genomic stop codon) encodes MPEESWEENLQLLGLDWPSLASWHLGTLKGPEAEPSLTVNSASSTGHGQVMVALQLIILQGALWGTAWRLGKRSRKPGRGRGLLNPEVESWAGWIAVRVPGNGSGAIRRNRESRSPLLSSRRLGTPLGAPTTALLGALRGKAWRCSGHPLTRASAQWARRGPRPGGEELSRLLLDDLAPATLGPGGRELLYGLSPCLLALRAARRRVARLLLQAGKAGCRGRRAEQLRGGEAQNIPVLAPRKQKLDXLCRHQVHQGVCMEVDPLRPKPGQSRGRKTXWRRAPRQLWLVLEGNQDPRNXGAVIRSAHFLGADKIITSQRNSCPLTPWVSKASAGAMECSSRAPQEDLTISFFFQAKARQGWLVAGTVGSSPDTXPTTPTSPIISCLEFLWEPGATLLVLGNEGLGLSWEAQTSCHLLLTILPGCQLHPGLESLNVSVAAGILLHSICSQRKGQRGRPPQDSQELAVAQKDPE; translated from the exons ATGCCGGAAGAGTCTTGGGAAGAAAACCTGCAGCTCCTGGGGCTAGACTGGCC ATCTCTGGCTTCCTGGCACCTTGGCACCTTGAAGGGCCCAGAAGCGGAGCCTAGCCTTACAGTCAACTCGGCCTCCAGCACTGGCCACGGACAGGTGATGGTGGCCTTGCAGCTAATAATCCTGCAGGGGGCGCTGTGGGGAACAGCCTGGCGACTGGGCAAGCGCAGTAGGAAGCCGGGCAGGGGGCGTGGCCTCCTGAACCCGGAAGTGGAGTCCTGGGCTGGCTGGATTGCAGTCCGTGTCCCCGGCAATGGTTCTGGGGCAATCCGACGGAATCGAGAGTCCCGTTCACCGCTACTGAGTTCCCGGCGCCTGGGGACGCCGCTAGGGGCTCCGACCACGGCGCTGCTCGGGGCGCTGCGGGGCAAGGCCTGGCGATGCTCAGGCCACCCGCTCACGCGTGCTTCGGCGCAATGGGCGCGTCGTGGCCCGCGGCCCGGCGGAGAGGAGCTGAGCCGCCTGCTCCTGGATGACCTGGCGCCGGCCACGCTGGGCCCCGGGGGCCGGGAGCTGCTGTACGGCCTGTCCCCGTGCCTCCTGGCGCTGCGGGCCGCCCGCCGTCGCGTGGCCCGGCTCCTGCTGCAGGCCGGCAAGGCC GGCTGCAGGGGGAGGCGGGCCGAGCAGCTGCGGGGAGGCGAGGCGCAGAATATACCGGTTCTGGCGCCCAGAAAGCAGAAGCTGG GCCTGTGTCGCCACCAGGTCCACCAGGGCGTGTGCATGGAAGTG GACCCGCTGCGGCCCAAGCCTGGACAGAGCCGAGGACGGAAGACCTGATGGCGACGGGCCCCCAGGCAACTGTGGCTCGTCCTCGAGGGAAACCAGGATCCCCGAA CTGGGGCCGTGATACGCTCAGCTCACTTCCTCGGTGCCGATAAGATTATCACCAGCCAGAGGAACAG CTGCCCGCTTACTCCTTGGGTCAGCAAGGCCAGCGCAGGGGCCATGGAGTG TTCCTCCAGAGCACCTCAGGAAGATTTGAcgatctctttcttctttcaggcCAAAGCACGGCAGGGCTGGCTTGTGGCTGGCACAGTGGGCAGCTCCCCCGATAC TCCCACCACCCCAACATCCCCCATCATCAGTTGCCTCGAGTTTCTGTGGGAGCCTGGT GCGACCCTCCTCGTGCTGG GGAACGAGGGTTTGGGCCTGTCCTGGGAGGCGCAGACTTCCTGCCACCTGCTTCTTACCATCCTGCCCGGATGCCAGCTACACCCTGGACTTGAGTCCCTGAACGTCTCTGTTGCTGCTG GAATTCTGCTTCACTCTATCTGCAGCCAGAGAAAGGGTCAGAGAGGGAGACCTCCCCAGGACTCCCAAGAACTCGCAGTTGCTCAGAAGGACCCAGAGTAG
- the DHRS11 gene encoding dehydrogenase/reductase SDR family member 11 produces the protein MGGQAAARAGMERWRGRLALVTGASSGIGAAVARALVQQGLKVVGCARTVSNIEELAAECKSAGYPGTLIPYKCDLSSEEDILSMFSAVRTQHSGVDICINNAGLAHPDSLLSGTTSGWMDMLNVNVLALSICTREAYQSMQERKVDDGHIININSMCGHRVVPHSMVHFYSATKYAVTALTEGLRQELREAQTHIRATCISPGLVETQFAFRLYDKEPEKAAATYDSIKCLRPEDVAEAVIYVLSAPPHVQIGDIQMMPTEQLA, from the exons ATGGGCGGGCAGGCGGCGGCCAGGGCCGGCATGGAGCGATGGCGCGGCCGGCTGGCTCTGGTGACGGGAGCCTCGTCGGGCATCGGCGCCGCGGTGGCCCGGGCCCTGGTCCAGCAGGGGTTGAAGGTGGTGGGTTGTGCTCGCACTGTCAGCAACATCGAG GAGCTGGCTGCTGAATGTAAGAGTGCAGGCTACCCCGGGACTTTGATCCCCTACAAATGTGACCTGTCCAGTGAGGAAGACATCCTGTCTATGTTCTCAGCGGTGCGCACTCAGCACAGCGGGGTGGACATCTGTATCAACAATGCTGGCTTGGCTCACCCCGATAGCCTGCTCTCGGGCACCACCAGCGGTTGGATGGACATGCTCAAT GTGAATGTGCTAGCCCTCAGCATCTGCACACGGGAGGCCTACCAGTCCATGCAGGAGCGAAAGGTGGACGACGGGCACATCATCAATATCAACAG CATGTGTGGCCACCGAGTGGTTCCCCATTCCATGGTCCATTTCTATAGTGCAACCAAGTATGCTGTCACAGCACTGACAGAGGGACTGAGACAAGAGCTGCGGGAGGCCCAGACTCACATCCGAGCCACG TGCATCTCTCCAGGATTGGTGGAGACACAGTTTGCCTTCAGACTCTATGACAAGGAACCTGAAAAGGCAGCTGCAACCTATGACAGCATAAAG TGTCTCAGACCTGAAGATGTGGCCGAGGCGGTCATCTATGTTCTCAGCGCCCCTCCACATGTCCAG ATTGGAGACATCCAGATGATGCCCACGGAGCAGCTGGCCTAG